Proteins encoded by one window of Nocardia goodfellowii:
- a CDS encoding oxygenase MpaB family protein, which produces MGAPGYFADNSMIRRVMRKRAVGLTYGQRALVIGAVHPLLYIGTAENSAHRMTPYTRLALTGRLFEAVFLGSKDEADRALEFTRKKHAPVAGTLPEDAGAHPAGTAYSARDPHLMFMTMAFTFDSAEVMHHLLVRKLTEGEREGLYQDYVRWAELFGMPAAAAPADYPAFRAYFDDYLASDELFLTDEARLVGSYLAGARVPYPQRVPMQQVTSAFFLLVQGSLPEPVRDIYGMRWGRVEELSYRALAHGVRTAHIDLPLVPPVLRDHLAGPSAPLYKLVANREPELARAGLPSMPGVRPQSRAARNSA; this is translated from the coding sequence GTGGGCGCTCCGGGATATTTCGCCGACAATTCGATGATCCGGCGGGTCATGCGGAAGCGCGCGGTAGGGCTCACCTACGGCCAGCGCGCCCTGGTCATCGGGGCCGTGCACCCGCTGCTCTACATCGGGACCGCGGAGAATTCCGCACACCGGATGACCCCGTACACGCGACTCGCGCTGACCGGCAGGCTCTTCGAAGCCGTGTTCCTCGGCAGCAAGGACGAGGCCGATCGGGCGCTGGAGTTCACCCGGAAGAAGCACGCGCCCGTCGCGGGCACGCTCCCCGAGGACGCCGGCGCCCACCCCGCGGGCACCGCCTACTCCGCGCGCGATCCGCATCTGATGTTCATGACGATGGCGTTCACCTTCGATTCCGCCGAGGTCATGCACCACCTGCTGGTCCGCAAGCTCACCGAGGGGGAGCGGGAAGGGCTGTATCAGGACTATGTGCGCTGGGCGGAACTGTTCGGCATGCCCGCCGCGGCCGCACCCGCCGACTACCCCGCGTTCCGCGCATATTTCGACGACTACCTGGCCTCGGACGAACTGTTCCTCACCGACGAAGCCCGCCTGGTCGGCTCCTACCTGGCCGGGGCCCGGGTGCCCTATCCGCAGCGCGTGCCGATGCAGCAGGTGACCTCCGCGTTCTTCCTGCTGGTGCAGGGCAGCCTGCCGGAACCGGTCCGGGACATCTACGGCATGCGGTGGGGGCGGGTCGAGGAGCTGAGTTACCGCGCGCTCGCCCACGGTGTGCGCACCGCCCACATCGACCTGCCGCTGGTTCCCCCGGTGCTCCGGGATCATCTGGCGGGACCGAGCGCGCCGCTGTACAAACTCGTCGCCAACCGCGAACCCGAACTCGCCCGCGCGGGTCTGCCGAGTATGCCGGGCGTGCGGCCGCAGAGCCGGGCGGCGCGAAATTCCGCTTGA
- a CDS encoding TetR/AcrR family transcriptional regulator: MAAQRTYGGISAAERRAQRRTALLDAALELIGTQGLAKLTVSGLCAQAGLNERYYYESFDSRDAVLTGLIDRITEELAIAIAAGLRAAPADTRGMAHSAITAGIRLLTDDPRKAKVALIAGQATPELRARTTESIRLFARLVAAQGIDFYGMTDQRPDPVIDFRATYLVGGLVQTLTAWLQGELPISRDELIEHTTDVFVLLGEDLAQRMK, from the coding sequence GTGGCAGCACAGCGGACCTACGGTGGAATCTCCGCGGCCGAGCGGCGCGCGCAGCGTCGCACGGCGCTGCTGGACGCCGCGCTCGAACTCATCGGCACCCAGGGACTCGCCAAACTCACGGTGTCCGGGCTGTGCGCGCAGGCGGGGCTGAACGAGCGGTATTACTACGAGAGTTTCGACAGCCGCGATGCCGTGCTGACCGGCCTGATCGACCGGATCACCGAGGAACTAGCGATCGCCATCGCCGCGGGCCTGCGTGCGGCGCCGGCCGATACCCGGGGCATGGCGCATTCCGCGATCACCGCCGGCATCCGGCTGCTCACCGACGACCCGCGAAAGGCGAAGGTCGCGTTGATAGCCGGCCAGGCGACCCCCGAATTGCGAGCCAGGACAACCGAATCCATCCGGTTGTTCGCGCGCCTCGTCGCCGCGCAGGGCATCGACTTCTACGGCATGACCGACCAGCGGCCCGACCCGGTCATCGATTTCCGGGCCACCTACCTGGTCGGCGGACTGGTGCAAACGCTGACCGCATGGCTACAGGGCGAACTGCCGATCTCCCGGGACGAGTTGATCGAGCACACCACCGACGTGTTCGTGCTGCTGGGCGAGGATCTGGCGCAGCGAATGAAATAG
- a CDS encoding barstar family protein encodes MTEPVPLSRFLTSAPQAPNTAAAQPPVLGALDVDPAELSGLRYDAPSGYLVRELRGGKMRTIAGVFDEFAAAFQFPYYFGENKDAFDECLRDLGEFLGDAAGYVAVVRDSSELLADQPSERAWFAEAIADCAGYWARQGINFRVVLQGQVPASLASQVIPLSPN; translated from the coding sequence ATGACCGAGCCGGTCCCGCTGTCGCGATTCTTGACTTCAGCCCCGCAGGCGCCGAATACGGCCGCGGCGCAACCACCTGTGCTGGGCGCGCTGGATGTCGATCCCGCCGAGCTGAGCGGCCTGCGGTACGACGCCCCGTCCGGTTATCTGGTCCGGGAACTGCGCGGCGGCAAAATGCGCACTATCGCAGGCGTTTTCGACGAGTTCGCGGCCGCCTTCCAGTTCCCGTACTACTTCGGGGAGAACAAAGACGCTTTCGACGAATGCCTGCGCGATCTCGGCGAATTTCTCGGTGACGCGGCGGGTTACGTAGCGGTAGTGCGGGATTCGTCCGAGCTGCTGGCCGATCAGCCGAGCGAGCGGGCCTGGTTCGCCGAGGCGATCGCCGACTGCGCCGGCTATTGGGCACGCCAGGGCATCAACTTCCGGGTCGTGCTCCAGGGGCAGGTGCCGGCTTCCCTGGCGTCGCAGGTGATCCCGCTGTCCCCGAACTGA
- a CDS encoding ribonuclease domain-containing protein, whose product MRLSPLRALAGFAAVVIVVLLAVVAVRGTDGATTSSAPGVGAASSSGAASVPKVAGVPDRAYVTLREIDAGRWPGSANAVGTKGGERWMNRDSTLPRTDATGKAITYQEWDVNPKQRNRSRDAERIVTGSDGSAWYTGDHYKTFTRMR is encoded by the coding sequence GTGAGACTGTCGCCGCTTCGGGCGTTGGCCGGGTTCGCCGCGGTGGTGATCGTGGTGCTGCTCGCGGTTGTCGCGGTGCGCGGCACCGACGGCGCCACCACGAGCTCGGCGCCGGGTGTCGGTGCGGCGTCCAGCAGCGGTGCGGCGTCGGTGCCGAAGGTCGCCGGGGTACCGGACCGCGCCTATGTCACGCTGCGCGAGATCGACGCGGGTCGCTGGCCCGGATCGGCGAACGCGGTCGGTACCAAGGGCGGCGAACGGTGGATGAACCGGGATTCCACGTTGCCGCGCACCGATGCCACGGGCAAAGCCATCACCTACCAGGAGTGGGACGTGAATCCCAAACAGCGCAATCGTTCTCGCGACGCCGAGCGCATCGTCACCGGTAGCGACGGCTCGGCTTGGTACACCGGTGACCACTACAAGACATTCACGAGGATGCGCTGA
- a CDS encoding exodeoxyribonuclease III: protein MPYIISSVNVNGVRAATGKGMLEWLAVTEADIVCVQETRATDEQTRAALAPALANGWFLAHAEPESKGRAGVGILSRREPRCVRIGFGSAEFGASGRYIEADFDDATVASVYVHSGEENTPRQDEKYRFMAEFGAYLKSRTGAYVVSGDWNIAPTELDLKNWKGNLKSAGFLPEERAWIQELLASGYTDVVRHLHPGVSGPYSWWSYRGRAFDNDSGWRIDYQLALSGLAERAKQAVVERAAAYDQRWSDHAPVTVQYR, encoded by the coding sequence GTGCCGTACATCATCTCGAGCGTGAACGTAAATGGTGTCCGCGCGGCCACGGGCAAGGGCATGCTCGAATGGCTGGCGGTCACCGAAGCCGACATCGTCTGCGTGCAGGAGACGCGAGCGACCGACGAACAGACCCGCGCCGCCCTGGCCCCCGCGTTGGCGAACGGCTGGTTTCTCGCGCACGCCGAGCCCGAGTCCAAGGGCCGGGCCGGTGTCGGCATCCTGTCGCGGCGGGAACCGAGGTGCGTGCGGATCGGGTTCGGCAGCGCCGAGTTCGGTGCCTCCGGGCGCTACATCGAGGCCGACTTCGACGATGCCACCGTGGCCAGCGTGTACGTGCACTCGGGCGAGGAGAACACGCCCCGCCAGGACGAAAAGTACCGCTTCATGGCCGAATTCGGCGCCTACCTGAAGTCGCGCACCGGCGCCTACGTGGTCAGCGGCGACTGGAACATCGCGCCCACCGAACTCGACCTGAAGAACTGGAAGGGCAACCTGAAGTCGGCCGGGTTCCTGCCCGAGGAGCGGGCCTGGATCCAGGAACTGCTCGCCTCGGGCTACACCGACGTGGTGCGCCACCTGCACCCCGGCGTCAGCGGCCCCTACAGCTGGTGGTCCTACCGCGGCCGCGCCTTCGACAACGACTCCGGCTGGCGCATCGACTATCAGCTCGCCCTGAGCGGGCTGGCCGAGCGCGCCAAGCAGGCCGTCGTGGAACGTGCCGCCGCCTATGACCAGCGCTGGTCCGATCACGCGCCGGTAACGGTGCAGTACCGGTGA
- a CDS encoding alpha/beta fold hydrolase gives MMSDSTEPTPRDDKKISRIGQSTRREPDRLAPPPGKSSRPAPIKALHMGSGDPLLLLHGFMLSPHCWEQTATRLATQCEVFAPAFAGHWGGAPGDGWSTDIYTLADRIEDQLDEMGWRTCHIAGNSLGGWVGIELARRGRARTLTLIAPAGGWNAPSLTQFRVGLKFLAIAPIIGIGKHVGEFVKHNPLTHRLTKMLLVKNPAAVSRADIVAVIEAALHCQALLPLIMGTFRAPALSDLSDLPTPVRLLLAEYDRIIPNRVYARRYLTELPDSADRILMNRVGHVPMLEAPDRIATLIAEHVYASRGNLRAI, from the coding sequence ATGATGTCGGATTCCACCGAGCCCACGCCACGAGACGACAAGAAAATCTCGCGGATCGGACAATCCACGCGCCGCGAGCCGGACCGGCTCGCTCCTCCGCCCGGGAAATCCAGCCGCCCGGCACCGATCAAGGCGCTGCACATGGGCTCCGGCGATCCGCTGTTGTTATTGCACGGATTCATGCTGTCGCCGCACTGCTGGGAGCAGACCGCGACCCGGCTGGCCACCCAATGCGAGGTGTTCGCCCCGGCCTTCGCGGGCCACTGGGGCGGCGCGCCCGGCGACGGCTGGTCCACCGACATCTACACCCTGGCCGACCGCATCGAAGATCAACTCGACGAAATGGGCTGGCGCACTTGCCATATCGCCGGTAATTCCCTCGGCGGCTGGGTCGGCATCGAATTGGCCCGCCGCGGCCGTGCGCGCACGCTCACCTTGATCGCACCCGCCGGCGGCTGGAATGCGCCCTCGCTCACCCAATTCCGGGTCGGCCTGAAATTTCTCGCCATCGCGCCGATCATCGGAATCGGCAAGCACGTAGGCGAATTCGTCAAACACAACCCGTTGACCCACCGCCTCACCAAAATGCTGCTGGTCAAGAATCCCGCCGCCGTCTCCCGCGCCGACATCGTCGCGGTCATCGAGGCGGCGCTGCACTGCCAGGCCCTGCTCCCGCTGATCATGGGCACCTTCCGCGCCCCGGCGCTGTCGGACCTGTCCGACCTGCCGACCCCCGTCCGCCTGCTCCTGGCGGAATACGACCGCATCATCCCCAACCGCGTCTACGCCCGCCGCTACCTGACCGAACTGCCGGACTCCGCCGACCGCATCCTGATGAATCGCGTCGGCCACGTTCCCATGCTCGAGGCCCCCGACCGTATCGCCACCCTGATCGCCGAACACGTCTACGCCAGCCGCGGTAACCTGCGCGCGATCTGA
- a CDS encoding acyl-CoA dehydrogenase family protein, translating into MFEWSETDVMIRDAVRAFIDKEVRPHLDALDSGEMLPYPVIRKLFSEFGIDAMGGEAVDKLLARRRKIEAAVAAGEPKPERKEKSSGGSPFAGQESLMAVLIGELSGVCMGLVTAMGVSIGLGATTILSRGTLAQQERWIKDIVTMRKVAAWAITEPDSGSDAFGGMKTYVKRDGEDYLLNGQKTFITNGPFADVMVVYAKLDEGDGADKRDRKVLTFVLDKGMDGLTQGKPFKKMGLHSSPTGELFFDNVRLGKDRLLGETEEHKGGDGRESARSSFTAERIGVGFMALGIINECHRLCVEYAKNRKLWGQEIGRFQLVQLKLAKMEVARINVQNMVFNVLERGRAGKPPTLAEASAIKLYASEAATEVAMEAVQLFGGNGYMTEYHVEQLARDAKSLMIYAGSNEIQVTHIAKGLLAQ; encoded by the coding sequence ATGTTCGAATGGTCCGAGACCGATGTGATGATCCGCGATGCCGTGCGGGCGTTCATCGACAAGGAAGTCCGCCCACACCTCGACGCACTCGACAGCGGCGAGATGCTGCCGTACCCGGTTATCCGGAAGTTGTTCAGCGAGTTCGGGATCGACGCCATGGGCGGTGAAGCGGTCGACAAACTGCTGGCCCGGCGGCGCAAGATCGAGGCGGCCGTCGCGGCCGGTGAACCGAAACCGGAGCGCAAGGAGAAGTCTTCCGGCGGCAGCCCGTTCGCGGGCCAGGAATCGCTGATGGCGGTGCTGATCGGTGAGTTGTCCGGCGTCTGTATGGGTTTGGTGACCGCCATGGGCGTGTCCATCGGACTCGGCGCGACCACCATCCTCTCGCGCGGCACACTCGCGCAGCAGGAACGATGGATCAAGGACATCGTGACCATGCGGAAGGTCGCGGCCTGGGCGATCACCGAGCCCGACTCGGGCTCGGACGCGTTCGGCGGCATGAAGACCTACGTCAAACGCGACGGCGAGGATTACCTCCTCAACGGCCAGAAGACCTTCATCACCAACGGCCCGTTCGCCGATGTGATGGTGGTCTACGCCAAGCTCGACGAGGGTGACGGCGCCGACAAGCGCGACCGCAAGGTGCTGACCTTCGTCCTGGACAAGGGTATGGACGGCCTGACCCAGGGCAAGCCGTTCAAGAAGATGGGTCTGCACTCCTCGCCGACCGGCGAACTGTTCTTCGACAACGTGCGGTTGGGCAAAGACCGGCTGCTCGGCGAGACCGAAGAGCACAAGGGCGGCGACGGCCGCGAAAGCGCCCGCTCCAGTTTCACCGCCGAACGCATCGGCGTCGGCTTCATGGCGCTGGGCATCATCAACGAATGTCACCGGCTCTGCGTGGAGTACGCCAAGAACCGCAAGCTCTGGGGCCAGGAGATCGGCCGTTTCCAGCTGGTCCAGCTGAAGCTGGCCAAGATGGAGGTGGCGCGGATCAACGTGCAGAACATGGTGTTCAACGTGCTCGAGCGCGGCCGCGCCGGTAAGCCGCCCACGCTCGCGGAGGCCTCGGCGATCAAGCTCTACGCCTCCGAGGCGGCCACCGAGGTCGCGATGGAAGCCGTGCAGTTGTTCGGCGGCAACGGGTACATGACCGAATACCACGTCGAGCAACTGGCCCGTGACGCCAAGTCGCTGATGATCTACGCGGGCAGCAACGAGATCCAGGTGACCCATATCGCCAAAGGCCTGCTGGCGCAGTAA
- a CDS encoding SDR family oxidoreductase, which translates to MGALEGKVAVVTGAGRGIGREHALLFAREGAAIVVNDLGGSNAGEGADVGPAQEVANEIIAAGGRAVADTENVASWDGAKKLVGRAVSEFGGLDIVINNAGILRDAFIAGMDEAQWDAVVAVHLKGHAAVLHHAAAYWKEQSKAGNQPNAAVVNTASASGVTVPNAGQANYGAAKAGIAALTLVAADELQRYGVRVNAIAPIARTRLTLATPGMGEIMAAEAEYLEEGDFDAFSPANISPLVAYLASDKCAITGKVFAVQGGAISELAGWHDVKTIETEGPWLIDDIAARLP; encoded by the coding sequence ATGGGTGCTCTCGAAGGAAAAGTCGCCGTCGTCACCGGCGCGGGCCGCGGCATCGGCCGCGAACACGCGCTGCTGTTCGCTCGCGAGGGCGCGGCCATCGTCGTCAACGACCTCGGCGGCAGTAACGCCGGTGAGGGCGCCGACGTCGGCCCGGCCCAGGAAGTGGCGAACGAGATCATCGCCGCGGGGGGCCGCGCGGTCGCCGACACGGAAAACGTCGCGAGTTGGGACGGCGCGAAAAAGCTTGTCGGCCGGGCTGTTTCGGAGTTCGGCGGCCTCGACATCGTGATCAACAACGCGGGCATCCTGCGCGACGCGTTCATCGCGGGCATGGACGAAGCCCAGTGGGACGCCGTCGTCGCCGTGCATCTCAAGGGGCACGCCGCAGTGTTGCACCACGCGGCCGCGTATTGGAAAGAGCAGAGCAAGGCAGGCAACCAGCCCAACGCCGCGGTGGTCAACACCGCCTCGGCGTCCGGCGTGACCGTGCCGAACGCGGGCCAGGCGAACTACGGCGCCGCCAAGGCGGGGATCGCCGCGTTGACCCTGGTCGCGGCCGACGAACTGCAACGCTACGGCGTGCGGGTCAACGCCATCGCGCCCATCGCGCGGACCCGGCTCACCCTCGCCACCCCCGGTATGGGCGAGATCATGGCCGCCGAAGCCGAATACCTGGAAGAGGGCGACTTCGACGCGTTCAGCCCGGCCAATATCTCCCCGCTGGTCGCATACTTGGCTTCGGACAAGTGCGCGATCACCGGCAAGGTGTTCGCCGTACAGGGTGGTGCCATCTCCGAGCTTGCGGGCTGGCACGACGTGAAGACGATCGAAACCGAAGGCCCCTGGCTCATCGACGACATCGCCGCCAGGCTGCCCTGA
- a CDS encoding MaoC/PaaZ C-terminal domain-containing protein: MTETTPRLVEFDDSGLETWCDDERFEVTAARIAEYAAATNDPIEAHLAGKIASPVFAIVPVFEAMMMPVIDVAPMDIFGRVVHGEQDFHFHRAIQPGDRLVSRAKAIGYTSRSNGSTITILIECRTEAGELVNEQYLTAFFRGIDAGKTVGAAAPAHKFDDALRQQDPVAVVPQQVDLDQTYRYAPASGDPVPLHLDEQVAKDAGLPGIIAHGLCTQAFASWAVLTAVGDSDVNRLKRFAVRFAKMVFPGDHLETRIWKVGSADGVTTYAFETVRGEDVVLSDGLAEIAD; this comes from the coding sequence ATGACGGAAACGACGCCCCGGCTCGTGGAGTTCGACGACTCCGGGCTGGAAACCTGGTGCGACGACGAACGATTCGAGGTCACCGCGGCACGGATCGCCGAGTACGCGGCGGCCACGAACGATCCCATCGAGGCGCACCTGGCGGGCAAGATCGCCTCGCCGGTGTTCGCCATCGTCCCGGTGTTCGAGGCGATGATGATGCCCGTGATCGACGTCGCGCCGATGGACATCTTCGGCCGGGTCGTGCACGGGGAGCAGGACTTCCATTTCCACCGCGCGATCCAGCCGGGGGACCGGCTGGTGTCACGGGCCAAGGCCATCGGCTACACCAGCCGGTCCAACGGCAGCACGATCACGATTCTCATCGAATGTCGCACCGAGGCAGGCGAACTCGTCAATGAGCAGTACCTGACCGCGTTCTTCCGCGGCATCGATGCGGGTAAGACGGTCGGGGCGGCCGCACCCGCGCACAAGTTCGACGACGCGCTGCGGCAACAGGATCCGGTCGCGGTGGTGCCGCAGCAGGTAGATCTGGACCAGACCTACCGCTACGCACCGGCTTCCGGCGACCCGGTGCCGCTGCACCTGGACGAGCAAGTCGCCAAGGACGCGGGACTGCCCGGCATCATCGCGCACGGGCTGTGCACTCAGGCGTTCGCGTCCTGGGCGGTGCTGACCGCGGTCGGCGATTCGGATGTCAATCGGCTCAAGCGATTCGCGGTGCGATTCGCCAAGATGGTGTTTCCCGGCGACCACTTGGAGACCCGCATCTGGAAGGTGGGCTCGGCCGACGGCGTCACCACCTACGCCTTCGAAACCGTGCGCGGAGAGGACGTCGTGCTCAGCGACGGCCTCGCCGAAATCGCCGACTGA
- a CDS encoding type II toxin-antitoxin system Rv0910 family toxin, translating to MGHIEATKDVNATPEALWAVVADPQTWDKWFSIHERFMEEPPATLTAGAKLVAKIVMLGMANKLEWTVVSVDSPNTLTLGGTGMAGVKTEFTFDIQPKAEGGSVVKVSGDFEGALIKGALGKAVEKDGLKQLDKSLEQLDALAATAA from the coding sequence ATGGGACACATCGAAGCCACCAAGGACGTCAACGCCACCCCCGAGGCCCTGTGGGCGGTCGTGGCCGACCCGCAGACCTGGGACAAGTGGTTCTCCATCCACGAGCGCTTCATGGAGGAGCCGCCGGCCACGCTGACCGCGGGCGCGAAGCTGGTCGCCAAGATCGTCATGCTCGGAATGGCCAACAAGCTGGAATGGACTGTGGTGTCCGTGGATTCGCCGAACACGTTGACCCTGGGCGGCACCGGCATGGCGGGCGTGAAGACCGAATTCACCTTCGATATCCAGCCCAAGGCCGAGGGCGGCTCCGTCGTGAAGGTGTCCGGTGATTTCGAGGGCGCACTGATCAAGGGCGCGCTGGGCAAGGCGGTCGAGAAGGACGGGCTCAAGCAACTCGACAAGTCGCTGGAGCAGCTCGACGCGCTGGCCGCCACGGCCGCGTGA
- a CDS encoding lipid-transfer protein: MTNKVYVVGVGMTKFEKPGRRKNDDGTDWDYPDMARESGTKALADAGIDYREVEQAYVGYVYGESTSGQRAVYELGMTGIPVVNVNNNCSTGSTALYLAAQAIRGGLAECTLALGFEKMQPGSLGSTWDDREQPMAKHIMALAEISEVLFPVAPWMFGAAGREHMKQYGTTAEHFAKIGYKNHKHSVNNPYSQFQDAYSLDDILASRMIYDPLTKLQCSPTSDGSGAVVLASEAFVNSHDLAAQAVEIVGQTMTTDFASTFDGTAKNLIGYDMNVQAARKVYDQAGLGAEDFQVIELHDCFSANELLLYEALGLCGEGEAGKLIDENQTTYGGKWVVNPSGGLISKGHPLGATGLAQCSELTWQLRGTADKRQVDHVTAALQHNIGIGGAAVVTAYQRADR, translated from the coding sequence ATGACGAACAAGGTTTACGTCGTCGGCGTCGGCATGACGAAGTTCGAGAAGCCGGGACGCCGCAAGAACGACGACGGCACCGACTGGGACTACCCGGATATGGCGCGCGAGTCGGGCACCAAGGCGCTCGCCGACGCCGGAATCGATTACCGCGAGGTCGAACAGGCCTACGTCGGATACGTCTACGGCGAATCCACCTCAGGTCAGCGCGCGGTCTACGAACTGGGGATGACCGGCATCCCGGTGGTCAATGTCAACAACAACTGCTCCACCGGGTCCACCGCGCTCTACCTCGCGGCACAGGCGATTCGGGGCGGGCTGGCGGAATGCACGCTGGCTCTGGGCTTCGAGAAAATGCAGCCGGGCTCGCTCGGGTCCACCTGGGACGACCGGGAACAGCCGATGGCCAAGCACATCATGGCGCTCGCCGAGATCTCCGAGGTGCTGTTCCCGGTAGCCCCCTGGATGTTCGGGGCGGCCGGTCGCGAACACATGAAGCAGTACGGCACCACCGCCGAGCATTTCGCCAAGATCGGTTACAAGAACCACAAGCACTCGGTGAACAACCCGTATTCGCAGTTCCAGGACGCGTACTCGCTGGATGACATCCTCGCCTCGCGGATGATCTACGACCCCCTCACCAAGTTGCAGTGCTCGCCGACCTCCGACGGCTCCGGCGCGGTCGTCCTGGCGAGCGAGGCGTTCGTGAACTCGCACGACCTCGCGGCGCAGGCGGTCGAGATCGTGGGCCAGACCATGACCACCGACTTCGCCTCCACCTTCGACGGCACGGCCAAGAACTTGATCGGCTACGACATGAATGTCCAGGCCGCGCGCAAGGTGTACGACCAGGCCGGTCTCGGGGCGGAGGACTTCCAGGTCATCGAGCTGCACGACTGCTTCTCCGCCAATGAACTGCTGCTCTACGAAGCGCTGGGGCTGTGCGGCGAGGGCGAGGCCGGGAAGCTCATCGACGAGAACCAGACCACCTACGGCGGCAAATGGGTGGTGAACCCCTCCGGCGGGCTCATCTCCAAGGGCCATCCGCTGGGCGCGACCGGTTTGGCGCAGTGCTCCGAACTCACCTGGCAACTGCGCGGCACCGCCGACAAGCGTCAGGTCGACCACGTGACCGCCGCATTGCAGCACAACATCGGCATCGGGGGCGCGGCGGTCGTCACCGCCTATCAGCGCGCCGACCGCTGA
- a CDS encoding purine-cytosine permease family protein has product MVDVDTRSTNSDGIAAARETLEDYTLRFAPRSYRKWSPAVVGISALGGIAYLADFAIGANIGIAHGTGNALLGIAIFAIIVMLTGFPLAYYAARYNIDLDLITRGSGFGYHGSVITNIVFASFTFIFFALEGSIMAQGLELGLGIPLWLGYLLSTVLIFPLVIYGMNTLAKLQVWTTPLWLLLMVLPFGFLVVRHPESVDAFWSYGGKDGAGVSISGTLLAAGVCLSLIAQIAEQIDYLRFMPPRTPENSRKWWTWMLLAGPGWVLFGAIKQVVGLFLAVYLIANLPAAQGIANQPVHQFLEIYQDMVPGWLAMTLAVVLVVISQIKINVTNAYSGSLAWTNSYTRVTKTYPGRLVFLGVNLAIALILMEANMFDFLNNILGFYANCGIAWIVTVATDIAINKYVLKISPKVPEFRRGMLYDFNPVGLVGFGLSAVLSIMTFFGLFGELLKPYSPIVAVVVSFVATPLTAILTKGKYYLRRTDDGIDLPMFDEHGNPTGATLTCVATGMDFERPDMIASAVPGPAGEIQYISSLALSTDKDGIHLLPRQR; this is encoded by the coding sequence GTGGTCGATGTAGACACCCGCTCGACGAACTCAGATGGAATAGCGGCGGCGAGGGAGACACTGGAGGACTACACCCTCCGGTTCGCGCCGCGCAGTTACCGGAAGTGGAGCCCGGCGGTGGTCGGAATCTCGGCCCTGGGTGGTATCGCCTACCTGGCCGACTTCGCCATCGGCGCGAATATCGGAATCGCGCACGGTACCGGAAACGCCCTGCTCGGCATCGCAATCTTCGCGATTATCGTGATGCTGACCGGTTTCCCGCTGGCCTATTACGCGGCGCGCTACAACATCGATCTCGACTTGATCACGCGCGGTAGCGGATTCGGTTATCACGGCTCGGTGATCACCAATATCGTGTTCGCGTCGTTCACCTTCATCTTCTTCGCGCTCGAGGGTTCGATCATGGCGCAGGGCCTGGAACTCGGGCTCGGAATTCCACTGTGGCTGGGTTATCTATTGTCCACGGTGCTGATCTTTCCGCTGGTCATCTACGGCATGAACACCCTGGCCAAACTCCAGGTGTGGACCACCCCGCTGTGGCTGCTGCTGATGGTGCTGCCGTTCGGATTCCTGGTGGTCCGGCACCCCGAGTCGGTGGACGCCTTCTGGTCCTACGGCGGTAAAGACGGTGCGGGCGTGAGCATTTCGGGCACGCTGCTGGCCGCGGGTGTGTGTCTCTCGCTGATCGCGCAAATCGCCGAGCAGATCGATTACCTGCGGTTCATGCCCCCGCGCACCCCGGAGAACTCGCGCAAGTGGTGGACCTGGATGCTGCTGGCCGGGCCGGGCTGGGTGCTCTTCGGCGCGATCAAACAGGTCGTCGGCCTCTTCCTGGCGGTCTACCTGATCGCGAATCTGCCTGCGGCGCAGGGCATCGCGAACCAGCCGGTGCACCAGTTCCTGGAGATCTACCAGGACATGGTGCCGGGCTGGCTGGCCATGACGCTGGCGGTGGTGCTGGTCGTGATCAGCCAGATCAAGATCAATGTGACCAATGCATATTCCGGCTCGCTGGCCTGGACCAATTCCTACACCCGGGTCACCAAGACCTACCCGGGCCGGTTGGTCTTCCTGGGCGTGAACCTGGCGATCGCGCTGATCCTGATGGAAGCCAACATGTTCGACTTCCTGAACAACATCCTGGGCTTCTACGCCAACTGCGGCATCGCCTGGATCGTCACCGTCGCCACGGATATCGCGATCAACAAGTACGTCCTGAAGATCTCACCGAAGGTGCCGGAGTTCCGGCGCGGCATGCTCTACGACTTCAATCCCGTCGGCCTGGTCGGCTTCGGGCTGTCGGCGGTGCTGTCGATCATGACCTTCTTCGGTCTGTTCGGTGAGCTGCTGAAGCCGTACTCCCCCATCGTCGCGGTGGTCGTGTCGTTCGTCGCGACACCGCTCACCGCGATTCTCACCAAGGGCAAGTACTACCTGCGCCGTACCGACGACGGCATCGACCTGCCGATGTTCGACGAGCACGGCAACCCGACCGGCGCGACACTGACCTGCGTGGCGACCGGCATGGACTTCGAACGTCCGGACATGATCGCGTCGGCGGTGCCGGGTCCGGCCGGGGAGATTCAGTACATCAGCTCACTGGCGCTGTCCACCGACAAAGACGGCATCCACCTGCTGCCCCGCCAGCGGTAA